Proteins from a genomic interval of Niabella soli DSM 19437:
- a CDS encoding amidohydrolase family protein, with protein sequence MNRRKFVTNTASSGAGLMLGSLLAGASYKQKPSFDGGGPRRNFMQEVLKYRKIDTHAHADENQYKTEVNLDFADRLGISKLMISNFIRPFSEGTPDDFRSKNNFIIKCMKAHPDRFIGTVALNPAFKKESLEEIDRCRDAGMTGLGELYNQVKIDDPLYYPIIEKCIDLNWNIMMHSPVGYSRVKLYPAEPKNISLPEDFASIAKRYPEALFQFAHIGGGIDWEYACKVLKESPNVFIEVSGSNNAAGMIDFALKCVGEDRLVFGCDYSFYQGVGHLFSANLTDAQRKKIFFENIAKRLKKAGVYVN encoded by the coding sequence ATGAATCGTAGAAAATTTGTGACCAATACGGCTAGCTCCGGCGCAGGTTTAATGCTGGGCAGTCTCCTGGCGGGTGCTTCCTATAAACAGAAGCCTTCTTTTGATGGCGGCGGGCCCCGGCGCAATTTCATGCAGGAGGTGTTGAAATACCGTAAGATTGATACACATGCCCATGCCGATGAAAACCAGTATAAAACGGAGGTTAACCTCGATTTTGCAGACCGGCTCGGTATCAGCAAGCTGATGATCTCAAATTTTATACGACCTTTCAGTGAAGGAACGCCCGATGATTTCCGGTCTAAAAACAACTTTATAATAAAGTGCATGAAAGCGCACCCGGACCGGTTTATCGGTACCGTGGCCCTCAACCCGGCATTTAAGAAAGAATCGCTTGAAGAGATCGACCGTTGCAGGGATGCCGGCATGACGGGGTTGGGAGAATTGTACAACCAGGTAAAAATTGATGATCCGCTTTATTACCCGATCATTGAAAAATGCATTGACCTCAACTGGAACATTATGATGCATTCCCCGGTGGGCTATTCGCGTGTAAAATTATACCCCGCTGAACCAAAGAATATTTCACTACCGGAGGATTTTGCAAGCATTGCAAAAAGGTATCCGGAAGCCCTGTTCCAGTTTGCTCATATCGGCGGCGGCATCGACTGGGAGTATGCCTGTAAAGTGCTGAAAGAATCGCCCAATGTCTTTATTGAAGTATCGGGGAGCAACAATGCAGCCGGTATGATCGATTTTGCACTGAAATGTGTGGGAGAAGACCGGCTGGTATTCGGGTGCGATTATAGTTTTTACCAGGGAGTGGGTCATCTTTTTTCTGCCAACCTTACAGACGCACAACGAAAAAAGATCTTTTTTGAAAATATTGCGAAACGGTTAAAAAAAGCAGGTGTCTATGTTAATTGA
- a CDS encoding RagB/SusD family nutrient uptake outer membrane protein: MKFFNHKFLMILALLVVLTGIGGCKKFLDVVPNDAPSLESAFSNRSVMEKFLRTCYSHLPDPTDPFYYPAYFTSWDEFDVRRDSRSNNSIAGLIAQGLQNSNAPYQDYWSGTGGGHPMYVALRDCNIFLENAHIPRDIDETERTRWISEVKFLKAYYHFFLLQLYGPIILVKENHPVSAKGEDFWDYREPVDSCVNYIVQLIDEALPGLPPTLPDPTTEQGRISQVIALAVKAKVLATAASPLFNGNTDYAGWKDNRGVQLISSVYDPAKWQRAATAIKEAIDAAEGNGYHLYQFNKYSGGAGTYAMSDSLVQLMTIRKAITESVDKNPGVIWSTQQQFADGKGGSTGASFNFGVLGNMLKTLFPAMYSQDQTSYVGYLTASWQMAELFYSNNGVPINEDRFFDYANRYKPRRATINDNVGAYIPTGEVTASMHFFREPRFYADLGFDRGYFELATTTIDGGATFGVYLKSRPGEMSGAPSCYAPKKIIAFETSCSKGLANTTYTASNYQFPLLRLSDLYLLYSEALNEVKGQPDGEVYQWIDKVRAAAGLNGVVQSWQIASNNPNAPATKDGMRRIIQRERLIELAFEGQRFWDVRRWKRANEFWTLQPTTWSLTATQPDQFYVPVTGTQSRVVTFRDYLYPIRQSDVRVNPNLVQTYGW, translated from the coding sequence ATGAAATTTTTTAATCATAAATTTTTGATGATCCTGGCGCTGTTGGTTGTATTGACCGGTATCGGGGGCTGCAAAAAGTTTTTAGATGTGGTTCCAAACGACGCCCCCTCATTAGAAAGCGCCTTTTCCAACCGTTCCGTGATGGAGAAGTTCCTGCGGACCTGTTATTCTCACTTACCGGATCCTACGGATCCCTTTTATTACCCGGCTTATTTTACCAGTTGGGATGAATTTGACGTGCGACGGGATTCCCGCAGCAATAATTCTATTGCAGGTCTGATCGCCCAGGGCCTTCAAAACAGCAATGCACCTTACCAGGATTACTGGTCGGGAACAGGCGGCGGCCATCCTATGTATGTGGCGCTGCGCGACTGTAATATTTTCCTGGAAAATGCACATATCCCCCGTGATATAGATGAAACGGAACGGACAAGATGGATCTCCGAAGTAAAATTCCTTAAGGCTTACTATCATTTCTTTTTATTGCAATTATATGGGCCTATTATACTGGTAAAAGAGAATCACCCCGTTTCGGCAAAAGGAGAAGATTTCTGGGACTACCGCGAGCCCGTGGATTCCTGTGTGAATTATATTGTACAATTAATTGATGAGGCCCTGCCCGGGCTGCCGCCCACTTTGCCGGACCCTACCACAGAGCAGGGACGTATCTCGCAGGTGATTGCGCTGGCAGTAAAGGCAAAAGTGCTGGCAACAGCGGCCAGTCCCCTGTTTAATGGGAATACCGATTATGCCGGCTGGAAGGACAACCGGGGCGTACAGTTAATATCCAGTGTTTATGATCCGGCTAAGTGGCAGCGGGCGGCAACAGCCATCAAAGAAGCGATTGATGCAGCGGAAGGCAACGGGTATCATTTATACCAGTTTAATAAGTATAGCGGCGGCGCCGGTACTTATGCCATGAGTGATTCCCTGGTACAGCTAATGACCATTCGCAAAGCGATCACCGAAAGCGTGGATAAGAACCCGGGCGTCATCTGGTCTACACAACAACAATTTGCCGATGGAAAAGGAGGCTCCACGGGCGCCAGCTTTAATTTTGGAGTATTGGGAAATATGCTCAAGACACTCTTCCCGGCAATGTATTCCCAGGATCAAACATCATATGTGGGCTACCTGACGGCATCCTGGCAAATGGCGGAGTTGTTTTATTCTAACAACGGGGTACCCATTAATGAAGACCGTTTTTTTGATTATGCCAACCGCTACAAGCCGCGCCGGGCCACGATTAACGATAATGTTGGTGCTTATATCCCCACGGGCGAAGTTACCGCTTCGATGCATTTTTTCCGGGAGCCGCGTTTTTATGCGGACCTGGGTTTTGACCGGGGGTATTTTGAGCTGGCCACTACTACTATTGATGGCGGCGCCACATTTGGCGTGTATTTAAAGAGCCGTCCGGGGGAAATGTCCGGCGCCCCTTCCTGTTACGCGCCCAAAAAAATTATTGCATTTGAAACCTCTTGTAGTAAAGGATTGGCTAATACAACCTATACCGCAAGCAATTACCAGTTTCCTTTGCTGCGTTTGTCTGACCTGTACCTGTTGTACAGTGAAGCGTTAAACGAAGTAAAAGGGCAGCCGGATGGTGAAGTGTACCAGTGGATCGACAAAGTGCGGGCCGCAGCAGGTTTAAATGGTGTGGTGCAATCCTGGCAGATCGCTTCCAACAATCCTAATGCTCCGGCTACTAAAGATGGCATGCGCAGGATTATACAACGGGAACGACTCATTGAACTCGCTTTTGAAGGGCAGCGCTTCTGGGATGTGCGGCGCTGGAAACGCGCGAATGAATTCTGGACCTTGCAGCCCACCACCTGGAGCCTTACTGCTACTCAGCCCGATCAGTTTTATGTGCCGGTAACAGGAACGCAATCACGTGTGGTCACCTTCAGGGATTACCTGTACCCCATCCGCCAGTCAGATGTGAGGGTGAATCCGAACCTGGTGCAAACCTATGGCTGGTAG
- a CDS encoding NHL repeat-containing protein, whose amino-acid sequence MGITKFFLIATTFLIPVFLSAQPQQKETVNAAFTDHGPASPYSTTRGTVAALDGEGRKVVLSWLFDVRGGYALLMIDAATGKSEVFPMPFNPGGDCPYASLFSSRGKLYTLFNSNFVEFDLGKRAFTFHHKTAPQMAMGMTEDDKGKIWAVTYPNSGVVCFDPATAAFTDYGFINKENWAQYQRYMATDDRGWVYVGLGNTNSQLIAFNPESRQVNKLLQPDERKRGMAYLYRNKNGKVYGQALADKKGAWYELYNGAIKAIGTGHQPEEKPVITGSQALRYLSFPDGSKVTRLDLINKVMTTEDARGKKNTVNFDYPSEGSWVMGVGTSPDQRSVIGGGSFPMRQFNYSVSDDKWSTIGALGQYNALTTSGQYVFFGSYPSGDLVIWDTKKPFKANGADAKDNNPRVLFKCTPVIHRPHRVLVHPDGKTVILGGTPEYGYTGGGLLFYDISTNEHVLLTDNDIEKDQSTMSLTNIASGKVLGGTTVAPGTGGERKANLALLYIIDPVSKKVEWKAPVIPGAQSYTDLTTRKDGKVYGVADRKTFFLFDPATKKIIFQKDVQKDYGYSVSDQSPRVFINGKQDDLYMLFEHAIAQVDQKSGDIRILSRTPQAIRAGGCFLKGRIYYVSGSHLFSYEL is encoded by the coding sequence ATGGGAATAACAAAATTTTTTTTGATTGCTACAACCTTTCTGATACCTGTTTTTTTATCGGCGCAGCCACAACAGAAAGAAACGGTAAATGCTGCGTTTACCGACCATGGTCCGGCTTCTCCCTATAGTACAACCCGGGGCACAGTGGCTGCTCTTGATGGTGAAGGCCGGAAGGTAGTGTTATCCTGGCTCTTTGATGTAAGAGGCGGGTATGCATTATTAATGATAGATGCGGCAACAGGGAAGAGCGAAGTATTTCCTATGCCGTTTAATCCGGGAGGTGATTGCCCTTATGCCTCGCTCTTTTCTTCCCGGGGGAAATTATATACGCTTTTTAATAGCAATTTCGTAGAGTTCGATCTCGGAAAGCGGGCGTTTACCTTCCACCATAAAACCGCTCCGCAAATGGCTATGGGAATGACGGAGGACGATAAGGGCAAAATATGGGCGGTGACCTACCCTAACAGCGGTGTTGTATGTTTTGATCCTGCAACGGCTGCTTTTACCGATTATGGATTTATTAATAAAGAGAACTGGGCACAGTATCAGCGATACATGGCTACGGACGACCGGGGCTGGGTCTATGTTGGCCTGGGCAATACCAATAGCCAGCTTATTGCATTTAACCCGGAATCCCGGCAGGTAAACAAACTCTTACAGCCCGATGAAAGAAAAAGAGGAATGGCCTACCTGTACCGCAATAAGAATGGTAAAGTATACGGGCAGGCGCTTGCAGACAAAAAGGGTGCCTGGTATGAATTGTATAACGGGGCTATAAAAGCCATCGGTACCGGGCATCAGCCAGAGGAAAAGCCGGTCATTACCGGTTCGCAGGCATTGCGGTATCTGTCGTTCCCCGACGGAAGCAAGGTCACCCGGCTGGATCTTATTAATAAAGTAATGACCACAGAGGATGCTCGGGGCAAAAAAAATACGGTAAATTTCGATTATCCTTCTGAAGGTTCATGGGTAATGGGTGTAGGAACATCGCCCGACCAGCGGTCTGTTATTGGCGGAGGATCTTTTCCCATGCGGCAGTTCAATTATTCCGTTTCTGACGATAAATGGAGCACGATTGGCGCATTGGGACAATACAACGCATTAACCACCAGCGGTCAGTATGTGTTTTTTGGATCGTATCCCAGCGGAGATCTCGTTATATGGGATACCAAAAAGCCCTTTAAAGCAAACGGTGCGGATGCAAAAGACAATAACCCGCGGGTATTGTTTAAGTGCACTCCTGTTATACACCGTCCGCATCGCGTGTTGGTGCATCCTGATGGTAAAACGGTTATTTTAGGGGGTACGCCTGAATATGGTTATACGGGCGGAGGTTTATTGTTTTACGATATTTCAACCAACGAACATGTGCTGCTCACGGATAATGATATTGAAAAAGACCAGTCAACAATGAGCCTCACTAATATCGCCAGCGGGAAAGTTCTGGGAGGCACTACGGTGGCGCCAGGAACCGGCGGGGAACGAAAAGCAAACCTCGCATTGCTGTATATTATCGATCCGGTTTCTAAAAAAGTGGAATGGAAAGCCCCCGTGATCCCTGGTGCACAGTCTTATACAGATCTGACAACCCGGAAGGATGGAAAGGTATATGGGGTTGCCGACCGGAAAACGTTCTTCCTGTTTGACCCCGCAACGAAAAAGATCATTTTTCAAAAAGATGTCCAAAAAGACTACGGATATTCGGTTTCAGATCAATCGCCCCGGGTTTTTATAAATGGTAAACAGGATGATCTTTATATGCTTTTTGAACATGCGATCGCCCAGGTTGATCAAAAATCCGGAGACATCCGGATATTATCAAGAACACCACAGGCCATAAGAGCCGGCGGGTGTTTTCTTAAGGGCCGGATTTATTATGTTAGCGGCTCTCATTTATTTAGTTACGAATTGTAA
- a CDS encoding DUF4959 domain-containing protein, which translates to MNKYSLLAAIIITGFLFSCRKKDQEPSQGGVWNSGPVEVGTVTPINGGATIAYKVPDDNDLLYVMAEYKRNGKMFTDKSSVYNNSLTIEGFDTIGTVAARIYKVNKAGQRSAGADVTFTPLQSLVSIAQNSLKLEPGFGGVVASWNNPKSTPLGVRFMYLDSTNKLTTNQMYFTTVPQELHAFRGFAPNPTKFAVSFEDKWGNSSDTTYYNTTPFFETLVPKPYADYRANIPYDNTSNLSGRSMPALWDNIVNTSGSGWLTNPGAPGLSITIDLKQVVKLSRIIIWGYHINSPYGQANFTQFELWGVNKIDPALFANKPYWLDSMSVVNGALSPAPANINPTTVLPDVTFKNDWQYLGWYAITRYDKMVPVDQQAILNLSQNGMEYTMPLDAKPVRYLRLFVREITGTMPPPANNYFSCGEISVYGDNTVPQQ; encoded by the coding sequence ATGAATAAGTATAGTTTATTAGCTGCAATAATAATCACCGGATTTTTATTTTCCTGCCGGAAAAAGGACCAGGAACCGTCACAGGGCGGTGTATGGAACTCCGGACCGGTGGAAGTGGGCACCGTAACACCCATTAACGGTGGCGCTACCATTGCATACAAAGTGCCTGATGATAATGATCTGCTGTATGTAATGGCCGAATATAAACGCAATGGAAAAATGTTTACGGACAAATCTTCCGTATATAATAATTCCCTCACCATTGAGGGGTTTGATACCATCGGTACGGTTGCTGCCAGGATCTATAAAGTGAACAAAGCCGGGCAAAGATCTGCGGGTGCTGATGTAACGTTTACGCCCTTGCAGTCACTGGTGAGCATTGCGCAAAATTCGCTGAAATTAGAACCGGGATTCGGCGGGGTAGTGGCTTCCTGGAACAATCCCAAAAGTACCCCGCTCGGCGTCCGGTTTATGTATTTGGATTCCACCAATAAATTAACCACCAACCAGATGTACTTTACTACGGTGCCTCAGGAGCTTCATGCTTTCAGAGGGTTTGCGCCCAATCCTACCAAATTTGCAGTAAGCTTTGAAGATAAATGGGGCAATTCGTCGGACACCACTTATTATAACACCACACCTTTCTTTGAAACGCTGGTACCCAAGCCCTATGCCGATTACAGGGCTAATATTCCTTATGATAACACATCGAACCTGTCCGGACGCTCTATGCCTGCGCTTTGGGATAATATTGTCAATACATCGGGGAGCGGATGGTTAACCAACCCCGGGGCTCCTGGTTTGTCTATTACGATTGATCTGAAGCAGGTAGTAAAACTGAGCCGCATCATTATCTGGGGTTACCATATAAACAGTCCCTATGGCCAGGCCAATTTTACACAATTTGAATTATGGGGCGTCAATAAAATTGATCCGGCGCTTTTTGCTAATAAACCCTATTGGCTGGATTCTATGTCGGTGGTGAACGGAGCGCTTTCTCCTGCGCCGGCAAATATTAACCCTACTACCGTGCTTCCGGACGTAACTTTTAAAAACGACTGGCAATACCTGGGTTGGTATGCCATCACCCGTTACGATAAAATGGTGCCGGTAGATCAGCAGGCGATACTGAACCTCTCGCAAAACGGGATGGAGTATACCATGCCGTTAGATGCCAAGCCGGTACGTTATCTAAGGCTTTTTGTACGCGAAATTACCGGTACCATGCCGCCACCGGCGAATAACTATTTCTCCTGTGGCGAAATTTCGGTGTACGGGGATAATACCGTTCCCCAGCAATAG
- a CDS encoding DegT/DnrJ/EryC1/StrS family aminotransferase, which produces MSSPFNRRKFISSAAIIGTGLAVGVPHIVSAGTPTARPAILGGPKAHSGTFPSWPVEEAIEENGLTEVLRSKKWGRLDGVRMAKFETAYSKLLGVKHSLGVSSGTSALTTILGALDIGPGDEVVIPVYTFVATYNVVVLNYALPILVDTDIESFQIDAAKAKAALTAQTKVIMPVHIGGSPVDLDAFVAMGKQHNIPVVEDACQAHLAEWKGVKVGNYGLAGAFSFQSSKNLNCAEGGAVTTNSDDFITNCYTFHNQGQGGRSTSFSTGVGTRGTNLRLTEFQGSLLLSQMTRVVEQSNRRWENAQYLSRLLQEIPGITPAKLYPGTTKSAYHLYMFRYDKSRFAGLSREKFLRALSAEGVPNSAGYGQMNKSAYVTALATNKHYLKIYGEKTMKEWLERNQCPQNDVLTSTQSVWFFQNMLLGTKNDMEQIAEAIGKIQKYAAEIARK; this is translated from the coding sequence ATGAGTAGCCCTTTCAATCGCAGAAAATTTATCAGCAGTGCAGCAATTATCGGCACGGGGTTAGCCGTTGGCGTCCCGCACATCGTATCCGCCGGTACCCCTACTGCCCGACCCGCTATTCTGGGTGGGCCCAAGGCGCATTCAGGCACCTTTCCTTCCTGGCCGGTGGAAGAGGCTATTGAGGAAAATGGATTAACGGAAGTGTTAAGAAGTAAAAAATGGGGCCGGCTGGATGGCGTCCGGATGGCGAAATTTGAAACAGCATACAGCAAATTGCTGGGGGTTAAACACAGCCTGGGTGTTTCCAGCGGAACCAGCGCCCTTACCACTATTTTGGGCGCATTGGATATAGGACCGGGCGATGAAGTGGTAATACCTGTATACACTTTTGTGGCAACATATAATGTAGTCGTATTAAATTACGCATTGCCGATACTGGTAGATACGGATATCGAATCATTCCAGATAGATGCAGCCAAAGCAAAGGCCGCCCTTACTGCGCAAACCAAAGTTATCATGCCGGTACATATTGGTGGGTCTCCGGTAGACCTGGATGCCTTTGTGGCAATGGGCAAACAACATAATATACCGGTAGTTGAAGATGCCTGCCAGGCGCATCTGGCAGAATGGAAGGGGGTTAAGGTTGGCAATTACGGTTTGGCAGGAGCCTTTAGTTTTCAGTCTTCCAAGAACCTGAATTGTGCAGAAGGGGGCGCCGTTACAACCAATAGCGATGACTTTATTACCAACTGTTACACGTTCCATAACCAGGGGCAGGGAGGGCGATCTACTTCCTTTTCCACGGGGGTAGGTACCCGCGGTACCAACCTCCGGCTGACAGAGTTTCAGGGGAGTTTGTTATTGTCTCAAATGACGCGGGTTGTGGAGCAAAGCAACCGCCGCTGGGAAAACGCGCAATACCTCTCCCGCTTGCTGCAAGAAATACCGGGAATTACTCCGGCAAAATTATATCCCGGCACTACAAAAAGCGCGTATCATTTATATATGTTCCGGTATGATAAAAGCAGGTTTGCCGGTTTGAGCCGCGAAAAATTCTTACGGGCGCTAAGCGCTGAAGGCGTACCTAATTCTGCAGGGTATGGGCAAATGAACAAAAGTGCCTACGTAACAGCTTTGGCAACCAATAAACACTATCTGAAGATATATGGCGAAAAAACAATGAAGGAGTGGCTGGAAAGAAATCAATGTCCCCAGAATGATGTTTTGACTTCAACCCAGTCGGTGTGGTTCTTCCAGAACATGCTGCTGGGGACGAAGAACGATATGGAGCAGATCGCTGAAGCCATAGGTAAGATACAGAAATACGCGGCGGAGATCGCCCGGAAATAG
- a CDS encoding DUF4998 domain-containing protein, which yields MNDIQKKYADKAEQVYLGRVDSVQCFPGVGRAKMVWYMNADPKIERTIIYWNSRQDSLVVPFNRTALGGQRDSVYLDSLPEGSTLLEFKNVNSKGETSLITIAGATVWGEHFAGSLTARIINAFDYDYTQSRYNLSLLKTFPGDSVVYSQISYTTNSNTVQTLTINRGDSAVALTDFPPGGSFQLRTIFFPPQGIDTVRSDYQTFKAPTVVANRGVKIALAGNINSKYFNYNGDLCEWTTTGNLNVYTVNDDGSLTLKMNYPALVSRTTFREFFFYDGDRFIGIQTNNNVYMYRIVNGVLTIVKTPSGADNMGSGFTFLKYAPARGFFYSIAETTGEMKYWPALPTATWGASNGSVMGTGFTYVPYGLFNYQTLLGVDATGYLWTVPVYATGAIGSKSRMGLGWTRFKKIICVGTTLYGMESNGDLYVFNNFDATGSYWIVN from the coding sequence ATGAATGATATACAGAAAAAGTATGCGGACAAGGCCGAGCAGGTGTACCTGGGACGGGTGGACTCTGTACAATGTTTTCCCGGCGTTGGACGTGCCAAGATGGTATGGTACATGAACGCCGATCCCAAAATTGAGCGTACGATTATTTACTGGAACAGTCGCCAGGATTCTTTGGTGGTGCCTTTTAACCGCACCGCACTGGGCGGCCAGCGGGATTCGGTTTATCTGGACAGTTTGCCTGAAGGCTCCACGCTGCTTGAATTTAAGAATGTAAACAGCAAAGGCGAAACCTCGCTCATTACCATTGCAGGAGCAACGGTATGGGGCGAACATTTTGCGGGAAGCCTGACGGCCCGCATCATAAATGCCTTTGACTACGATTATACTCAATCCCGTTACAACCTGTCCTTGCTCAAAACATTTCCGGGGGATAGCGTGGTCTATTCGCAGATCAGCTATACTACAAATTCTAACACCGTTCAAACCCTAACGATTAACAGGGGCGATAGCGCTGTCGCATTGACGGATTTTCCGCCCGGTGGCAGTTTTCAGTTGCGCACCATATTTTTCCCACCTCAGGGTATTGATACGGTCCGGAGCGATTATCAGACATTTAAAGCCCCGACTGTTGTTGCGAACAGGGGTGTGAAGATTGCGCTGGCCGGTAATATTAACAGCAAGTATTTTAATTATAATGGCGATCTGTGCGAGTGGACAACCACGGGTAATCTGAATGTATACACCGTAAATGACGACGGAAGTCTGACCCTGAAAATGAACTACCCCGCGCTTGTTTCCCGTACCACCTTCCGTGAGTTCTTCTTCTACGACGGAGACCGGTTCATCGGTATTCAAACCAACAATAACGTTTATATGTACCGGATCGTAAATGGGGTTTTAACAATCGTGAAGACACCGTCGGGGGCCGACAATATGGGATCGGGTTTTACCTTCCTGAAATACGCTCCTGCAAGAGGCTTCTTTTATTCCATTGCTGAAACAACAGGCGAAATGAAGTACTGGCCAGCCCTGCCCACTGCAACCTGGGGGGCATCCAATGGAAGCGTTATGGGTACCGGCTTTACTTATGTACCTTACGGGCTCTTTAATTATCAAACGCTGTTGGGAGTAGACGCTACCGGGTATTTATGGACGGTTCCGGTATACGCCACCGGAGCGATTGGCTCCAAAAGCCGCATGGGGCTGGGATGGACCCGCTTCAAAAAAATAATTTGTGTAGGCACCACACTGTATGGTATGGAAAGCAATGGGGATCTTTATGTGTTTAACAATTTTGATGCAACTGGGTCGTACTGGATTGTAAATTAG
- a CDS encoding carbohydrate-binding protein, producing the protein MHNLFNNNLMKFTRIISMASKYTPVRCIALVWAALLLPGVAAFSQQKPRGQATIAAGVASADITPQFPIRMAGYAARLSTDADSVLQPIAARALVLGSDEQHPTLMITVDLVGIPWRITKNVTDFLVKEKGMDPAQIAIYASHTHGGPEPGNLINILQYRNGHFSDSLLALPQLIEITRYTELLTQKLKDLAVAALNNRKPCLVSWGQGQAQFASNRRTKDGPVDLALPMLKIADLNGALKAVFLSYACHGTTLGGDVHKIHGDWIAEARRVIEARHTGTTALIALGCAGDANPAPRGSMENVQQHGKEIADNIDKLLTAQLQPLNTAPSGTMKWIRLPFSKVPTAAELIEWTKDKTVKGYYARLALERLERGDSIPSAVNYPIQVWNFDNKMAMVNLAGEVVVDYSLRLKNTYGAERLWVNAYANDGPSYIASRRVIGEGGYEAESSMYWYNKPSPFVPEVEDRIVNAVDELMPAAFKDKRPAANHQELVQPEADGSYRLSSWLAGTAGSRIKYMPEWKAFGWFDAKDKAIWQVNIVKAGKYNVWLDWAVSDAKAGKSFEVTAGNKKIKGKVDKTGSWFTFRTKKAGVMQLPQGTITIELKSGNAKEQDSMFDLREMRLVPAK; encoded by the coding sequence ATGCATAATTTATTCAATAATAACCTCATGAAGTTTACGCGCATCATTTCCATGGCATCTAAATATACTCCTGTGCGCTGCATCGCATTGGTATGGGCTGCCTTGTTGCTGCCAGGAGTTGCTGCCTTTTCTCAACAAAAACCCCGAGGCCAGGCAACCATTGCAGCGGGTGTTGCCAGTGCTGATATTACACCTCAGTTTCCCATTCGTATGGCAGGGTATGCAGCACGGCTCAGTACGGATGCAGACAGCGTGCTGCAGCCGATAGCGGCCAGGGCGCTGGTGTTGGGCAGTGATGAGCAGCACCCAACCCTGATGATCACCGTAGACCTGGTAGGCATTCCCTGGCGCATTACGAAAAACGTTACCGATTTTTTAGTAAAGGAAAAAGGAATGGACCCTGCCCAAATTGCCATTTATGCTTCTCATACGCACGGCGGACCAGAGCCGGGCAACCTGATCAATATCCTGCAATACCGAAACGGGCACTTTAGCGATTCATTGCTGGCCTTACCACAACTTATAGAAATTACCCGCTACACCGAACTACTCACCCAAAAACTGAAAGACTTGGCAGTAGCCGCCTTGAACAATCGTAAACCCTGCCTCGTATCATGGGGGCAGGGACAGGCACAATTTGCAAGCAACCGGCGTACAAAAGACGGTCCTGTTGACCTGGCGCTTCCTATGCTGAAAATAGCGGATCTGAACGGCGCGCTGAAAGCCGTTTTTCTGAGTTACGCCTGTCACGGTACAACCCTGGGAGGCGATGTACATAAAATTCATGGCGACTGGATTGCCGAGGCGCGCCGGGTAATAGAGGCAAGACATACCGGAACGACCGCCCTTATTGCGCTGGGTTGTGCCGGAGATGCTAACCCTGCGCCACGCGGAAGCATGGAAAATGTTCAACAGCATGGTAAAGAAATTGCCGATAATATAGACAAACTTTTAACCGCTCAATTGCAGCCCCTTAATACGGCGCCATCCGGGACAATGAAATGGATCCGATTACCCTTTTCAAAAGTGCCTACCGCCGCCGAACTGATTGAATGGACAAAAGACAAAACGGTAAAAGGCTACTATGCGCGCCTTGCCCTTGAACGATTGGAAAGAGGAGACTCCATTCCCAGCGCAGTTAACTATCCCATACAGGTATGGAATTTTGATAACAAAATGGCAATGGTAAACCTTGCCGGCGAAGTGGTGGTTGATTATTCGCTGCGGCTTAAAAACACTTATGGCGCAGAACGGCTTTGGGTAAATGCTTATGCCAACGATGGTCCTTCCTATATAGCATCGCGCCGCGTTATCGGCGAAGGCGGCTATGAAGCCGAAAGCAGTATGTACTGGTACAATAAACCCTCTCCCTTTGTACCCGAAGTGGAAGACAGGATCGTAAATGCTGTAGACGAATTAATGCCCGCAGCATTTAAAGATAAAAGACCTGCAGCCAACCATCAGGAGTTGGTTCAGCCGGAAGCCGATGGATCGTATCGTTTATCTTCATGGCTGGCCGGCACCGCGGGCAGTCGCATTAAATATATGCCGGAATGGAAAGCCTTTGGCTGGTTTGATGCAAAAGATAAAGCCATCTGGCAGGTGAATATAGTAAAAGCGGGCAAGTACAATGTTTGGCTTGATTGGGCTGTTTCCGATGCCAAAGCGGGAAAATCATTTGAAGTAACGGCCGGTAATAAAAAAATAAAAGGCAAGGTAGATAAAACAGGGTCATGGTTTACCTTTCGCACAAAAAAGGCAGGGGTGATGCAGTTGCCACAAGGTACAATAACTATAGAATTGAAATCGGGCAATGCAAAAGAGCAGGACTCTATGTTTGATCTAAGGGAAATGCGATTAGTGCCGGCAAAGTAA